From Granulimonas faecalis:
GTTACCTCGTCTACAAGGGCTACCAGGTGCGCTTCGCGCAGAACCTGACCGACGTCGACGACAAGATCATCCAGCGCGCGAACGAGGAGGGCGTCACCGCCGCCGAGCTCGCCCGCACCTACTCCGACGCCTTCATCGAGCAGATGGGGCGCCTCAACGTGCTGGCCCCCGACATCCGGCCCCGCGCCACCCAGGAGATCGACGCCATGGTCTCCATGATCTCGGGCCTCATCGACCAGGGCAACGCCTACGCCGTGCCCTCGGGCGACGTGTACTTCTCCGTGCGCAGCTGCGAGACCTACGGCCGCGTCTCGGGCCGCAACGTCGACGAGCTGCTCGTGGGCGCCCGCATCGAGGAGAACTCCGACAAGCGCGACCCCCTCGACTTCGCCCTCTGGAAGGCGGCCAAACCCGGCGAGCCCAGCTGGGAGTCGCCGTGGGGCGAGGGGCGCCCCGGTTGGCACACCGAGTGCGCCGCCATGGTCCACCGCTACCTCGGCACACCCATCGACATCCACGGCGGCGGCTCCGACCTCGTGTTCCCGCACCACGAGAACGAGAGCGCCCAGGCCTGCTGCCGCTGGCACGAGCCGCTGGCCAACCTGTGGATGCACACGGGCATGCTCCGCGTCGACGGCGAGAAGATGAGCAAGTCGCTCGGCAACTTCCACACGCTCAAGGAGGTCCTCGACCGCTACCCGGCCGACGCCGTGCGCCTCCTCATGCTCCAGACCCACTACCGCTCGTCGCTCGACTTCTCGTTCGAGCGCCTCGACGGCTGCGTGGGCGCGCTGGAGCGCCTGCGCACCACGGCGAGGAACCTGCGCTGGGCGGCCGAGAACTCCGACGGCTCCAGCTGCGGCGGCGACGCCGCCCAGGCCCTGTCCGACGCCATCGACGCCGCCCGCGACGGCTTCACCTCGGCCATGGACGACGACTTCAACACGTCCTCGGCCCTCGCCGCCGTCTTCTCCCTCGCCAACCAGGCCAACGCCTACCTCGACGCCGCCGGGGCGGGGGCGTGCACCTCCACGCTGCTGCGCGCCTCCGACACCCTCGTGGAGCTCCTCGAGGTGCTCGGCCTGGAGAGCGTCCGGCCTCAGGCCGACCCGCTGCCCGCCGGGCTCGTGGACGTGGCCCGCGACCTCGTGGGCTTCGACGGCGACGACGTCGACGGCGCCGTGGCGGCCCTCGTGGACGCCCGCGCCGCGGCCCGCGCCGCGAAGGACTGGGCGCGCGCCGACGCCATCCGCGATGCCGTCTCGGACCTCGGCCTCGTGGTGGAGGACACCCAGGCCGGCACCCGCATCACCCGTCAGGAAGGGGGGCGCTGACCATGGCGTCCAAGAACCAGGGCCCCAGGGGCCAGCAGGGCAACGGGCAGCAGGGGAGGCGCGGCCGGGGCCGTGGCCAGGCCCCCCGCGCCTGGAGCAGCGAGGACGGCCGCCAGTGGAGGGGCCGCGACGGCCGCAAGGCGGGCCTCGCCGGCAAGGCGGGCCCTCAGGCGCCCAAGGCCCCCAAGGGGGACCGCCGCAGGGGTGCCCAGGGCAAGGGGAGCCCGCAGGCCGCCCGCCGGCAGCCGCGTGCCGAGGAGCGCGTGCTCGTGGAGGGCCGCCGCGCCGTCGACGAGGCCCTTGCCGCCGGCGTGCCCGTGAGGCGCGCCCACATCGCCCTCAACAAGGGCAGCCAGGACCCCAAGCTCGCCCGGCTCGCCGCCACCTTCGAGGCCGACGGCGTGGAGGTGGACATCTGCTCCAAGGCCCGCCTCGACGCCATGTCGAGTCACGGCGCCCATCAGGGCGTGGTCGTGGAGCTCGATGACTTCCCCTACGCCGACCTCGAGGACGTCGTGGCGGCCGCCGGCGACGGCGACGCGCTCGTGCTCGTGCTCGACCATGTGACCGACGAGGGCAACTTCGGCGCCATCGTGCGCTCCGCCGAGGTCGCGGGCGCCGCCGGCGTCGTGATCCCCAAGGCCCGCGCCGCCTCCGTGGGCGTGGGGGCCTACAAGACGTCGGCCGGGGCCGTGCTCCACGTGCCGATCGCGCGCGTCTCCAACCTCGCCACGGCGGTGGACCGCCTCAAGGAGGCCGGGTTCTGGGCCGGCGCGGCCACCGAGCACGCCGAGCAGGACGTCTGGGACGCGCCGCTCGGCGGTCGCTTCTGCCTGGTCATGGGCAACGAGCAGACCGGCGTGAGCCGCCTGCTCCTCGACCGCTGCGACTTCTCGTGCCGCCTGCCCCAGCGCGGCCGCGTGGAGTCGCTCAACGTGGCCCAGGCCGCCACGGTCATGGCCTACGAGTGGATGCGGCGCCTCCGGGAGGCCGGCCGCGAGGGGGGCGTCGACCGTGGTTAAGGGGGCCCCTCGGGCCCTCCTCGTGGTGGACGGCTACAACGTGCTCTTCGCCGACCCCCGCTACCAGGACCTCTTCGACGAGCCCGACGGCTCCGTGCCCGAGCGCCTCGGCACCGACCCGTTCGGCCGCGCCCGCGAGGCGCTCCTGGCCGACGTCGCCGCCTACGCCCAGCACGAGTACGAGGCCGTCATCGTCTACGACGGCGCCAACAATCGCGGGGAGCACCGCCCCGAGACGAGGCGCGGCGGCGTGCGGGAGGTCTTCTCCCGCAGGGGCGTCTCGGCGGACACCGTCATCGAGGGGCTTGTGACCGAGGCGCGCGACTCCGGCCGCCGGGTCACGGTGGTCACCTCCGACGGCACGATCCAGGCCACGGTGGAGGGGCCGGGCGTCACCCGCGTGTCGAGCCGTATGCTCGTGCACGAGGTGGCGGCCATGAACCGGTCCATCGAGCGGGAGCGCGAGGAGCGCACGTGGTCCCGCATGAGCCTGGAGGACCGCCTGGACCCCGAGACGGCGGCCAAGCTCAACGCACTGCTCGGGCGCCGGGTCTAAGCGCTATCATCGTCCCTGCGCTGATGTAGCTCCAACGGCAGAGCACCCGACTTGTAATCGGACGGTTGTCGGTTCGAATCCGACCATCAGCTCCACCCACCGACGAAGGCGGCCCGCGGGCCGCCTTTTTTCTCGGTACGATTTGGGTGCGTGGGTGGCGCCTCCGATCGGAAACCCCCGTAA
This genomic window contains:
- the cysS gene encoding cysteine--tRNA ligase, with product MLVYNTQTHRKEELVPVEPGHISMYVCGPTVYDQIHIGNGRTFLAFDVIRRYLVYKGYQVRFAQNLTDVDDKIIQRANEEGVTAAELARTYSDAFIEQMGRLNVLAPDIRPRATQEIDAMVSMISGLIDQGNAYAVPSGDVYFSVRSCETYGRVSGRNVDELLVGARIEENSDKRDPLDFALWKAAKPGEPSWESPWGEGRPGWHTECAAMVHRYLGTPIDIHGGGSDLVFPHHENESAQACCRWHEPLANLWMHTGMLRVDGEKMSKSLGNFHTLKEVLDRYPADAVRLLMLQTHYRSSLDFSFERLDGCVGALERLRTTARNLRWAAENSDGSSCGGDAAQALSDAIDAARDGFTSAMDDDFNTSSALAAVFSLANQANAYLDAAGAGACTSTLLRASDTLVELLEVLGLESVRPQADPLPAGLVDVARDLVGFDGDDVDGAVAALVDARAAARAAKDWARADAIRDAVSDLGLVVEDTQAGTRITRQEGGR
- a CDS encoding NYN domain-containing protein translates to MVKGAPRALLVVDGYNVLFADPRYQDLFDEPDGSVPERLGTDPFGRAREALLADVAAYAQHEYEAVIVYDGANNRGEHRPETRRGGVREVFSRRGVSADTVIEGLVTEARDSGRRVTVVTSDGTIQATVEGPGVTRVSSRMLVHEVAAMNRSIEREREERTWSRMSLEDRLDPETAAKLNALLGRRV
- the rlmB gene encoding 23S rRNA (guanosine(2251)-2'-O)-methyltransferase RlmB, whose amino-acid sequence is MASKNQGPRGQQGNGQQGRRGRGRGQAPRAWSSEDGRQWRGRDGRKAGLAGKAGPQAPKAPKGDRRRGAQGKGSPQAARRQPRAEERVLVEGRRAVDEALAAGVPVRRAHIALNKGSQDPKLARLAATFEADGVEVDICSKARLDAMSSHGAHQGVVVELDDFPYADLEDVVAAAGDGDALVLVLDHVTDEGNFGAIVRSAEVAGAAGVVIPKARAASVGVGAYKTSAGAVLHVPIARVSNLATAVDRLKEAGFWAGAATEHAEQDVWDAPLGGRFCLVMGNEQTGVSRLLLDRCDFSCRLPQRGRVESLNVAQAATVMAYEWMRRLREAGREGGVDRG